The following coding sequences are from one Primulina eburnea isolate SZY01 chromosome 15, ASM2296580v1, whole genome shotgun sequence window:
- the LOC140813774 gene encoding 3-ketoacyl-CoA synthase 11-like → MSESEASTPLVPPSSSRKLPDFKQSVKLKYVKLGYHYLITHGMFLFLTPLVVVIFAQLSMFSLQDLYVLWDHLRFNLISVIVCSALLVFLSTVYFLTRPRPVYLVNFSCYKPDDDRKCTRKIFMERSGLTGAFTEGNLEFQRKILERSGLGESTYLPEAVLRVPPNPCMAEARKEAETVMFGAIDELLAKTSMKPKDIGILIVNCSLFNPTPSLSAMIVNHYKLRGNIVSYNLGGMGCSAGLISIDLAKDLLQVHPNTYALVISMENITLNWYFGNERSMLVSNCLFRMGGAAILLSNKRSDRWRSKYRLVHTVRTHKGSDDKCFSCVTQMEDPNAKVGVSLSKDLMAVAGDALKTNITTLGPLVLPMSEQLLFFSTLVGKKLFKMKLKPYIPDFKLAFEHFCIHAGGRAVLDELEKNLQLSDWHMEPSRMTLYRFGNTSSSSLWYELAYSEAKGRIKRGDRAWQIAFGSGFKCNSAVWKALRTINPAKEKSPWMDEIHQFPVEVPKMSSI, encoded by the coding sequence ATGAGTGAATCAGAGGCAAGCACTCCCTTGGTTCCACCCTCTTCTTCTCGCAAGCTTCCGGATTTTAAACAGTCGGTGAAATTGAAGTATGTGAAGCTTGGATACCATTACCTCATAACCCATGGAATGTTCCTGTTTTTGACCCCTTTGGTGGTTGTTATTTTTGCCCAATTGTCCATGTTTTCTCTCCAAGACCTCTACGTTCTCTGGGACCATTTGAGATTCAATCTCATATCCGTGATCGTGTGCTCGGCCCTCTTGGTTTTTCTATCGACCGTCTATTTCCTCACACGTCCTCGACCAGTGTATCTTGTGAACTTCTCTTGTTATAAGCCGGATGACGATAGGAAATGTACCAGGAAGATTTTCATGGAGAGATCGGGGTTGACTGGTGCTTTTACTGAGGGGAATCTTGAATTCCAAAGGAAAATTCTTGAGAGGTCTGGGCTTGGAGAGTCGACTTATCTCCCTGAGGCTGTATTGAGGGTTCCGCCTAATCCATGTATGGCGGAAGCAAGGAAAGAAGCTGAAACTGTAATGTTTGGCGCTATTGATGAGCTTCTGGCCAAAACCTCTATGAAGCCGAAGGACATTGGAATTTTGATTGTGAATTGCAGTCTTTTCAATCCGACGCCGTCTTTGTCTGCTATGATTGTTAACCATTACAAGCTCAGGGGAAACATAGTTAGTTACAATCTTGGCGGGATGGGTTGCAGCGCTGGATTAATCTCGATTGATCTTGCTAAGGATCTGCTCCAGGTCCATCCCAATACTTATGCTCTAGTGATCAGCATGGAGAACATTACCCTGAATTGGTATTTCGGAAACGAGAGATCTATGCTCGTTTCCAACTGTCTCTTCAGAATGGGAGGGGCTGCCATTTTGCTGTCAAACAAAAGATCAGATCGCTGGCGGTCCAAGTATAGATTGGTCCACACAGTCCGCACCCACAAAGGATCGGATGACAAATGTTTTTCTTGTGTCACTCAAATGGAGGATCCCAATGCGAAAGTTGGAGTTTCTTTGTCGAAGGATTTGATGGCAGTGGCAGGTGATGCCTTGAAAACCAACATCACAACATTAGGTCCTCTCGTGCTACCGATGTCTGAGCAGTTGCTCTTCTTCTCAACTTTGGTGGGGAAAAAGCTATTCAAGATGAAGCTTAAACCTTATATCCCAGATTTCAAGCTTGCATTCGAGCATTTCTGCATACATGCTGGTGGAAGGGCTGTACTGGATGAACTCGAGAAAAACCTTCAGCTTTCCGACTGGCACATGGAGCCTTCAAGGATGACTCTGTACCGATTCGGTAACACCTCTAGCAGTTCTCTTTGGTACGAGTTGGCCTACTCAGAAGCCAAAGGAAGGATCAAGAGGGGAGACAGGGCGTGGCAAATAGCCTTCGGTTCTGGATTTAAATGCAACAGTGCAGTGTGGAAAGCTCTCAGGACCATAAATCCAGCAAAGGAAAAGAGTCCTTGGATGGACGAAATCCACCAGTTTCCTGTCGAGGTTCCTAAGATGTCATCTATCTAA
- the LOC140814845 gene encoding uncharacterized protein → MDVSAGNVYQPPEEFVEDKKVPLVDLDVTDSTELWLIQWPINQSPDFDGREVSLKLNGDGRIGSFECSSGKSYDVVSLKSQGPEPVVFLSSTAEAKVAGKISRRVSLIHYPDPVELKKRNNLKLSQSQRSSMATSTLSGRPSATPTRSIKPKNPLTMSGEATSTQSGRTKSTTTQDSAKGNSVVTSTGSMEHSEERKPKKKRKTES, encoded by the exons ATGGATGTATCCGCGGGGAATGTGTACCAGCCCCCGGAAGAGTTTGTGGAGGATAAAAAGGTTCCGCTCGTTGATCTCGATGTAACAGACTCGACTGAACTCTGGCTTATTCAGTGGCCTATTAATCAA TCTCCTGATTTTGATGGGAGAGAAGTATCGTTGAAACTCAATGGTGATGGTCGTATAGGGAGTTTCGAGTGCTCATCCG GAAAATCATATGACGTAGTTAGTTTGAAATCCCAAGGTCCGGAACCTGTAGTTTTCTTATCTTCCACTGCAGAGGCAAAAGTAG CCGGGAAGATTTCCAGAAGGGTTTCTTTGATTCATTACCCAGACCCTGTTGAGTTAAAAAAACGAAATAATCTCAAATTAAGCCAGTCTCAGAGGTCTTCCATGGCCACGTCAACCTTGTCGGGTCGCCCCTCGGCTACTCCAACTCGTAGTATTAAACCGAAAAATCCTCTTACAATGAGTGGTGAAGCTACTAGCACTCAGAGTGGCAGAACCAAGAGTACTACAACTCAGGATTCAGCCAAGGGAAACAGTGTCGTTACATCTACAGGTTCTATGGAGCATTCTGAGGAAAGAAAACCAAAGAAGAAAAGGAAAACTGAGAGCTGA